One window from the genome of Gopherus evgoodei ecotype Sinaloan lineage chromosome 2, rGopEvg1_v1.p, whole genome shotgun sequence encodes:
- the UPP1 gene encoding uridine phosphorylase 1 encodes MAPGIAAEKKTEDEQSSKDNLIHLSNPHLEKMKDDILYHFALGTGTHDFPALFGDVKFVCVGGSPSRMKAFITYIAEELGLGSVGADYPNICAGTDRYAMYKVGPVLSVSHGMGIPSIAIMLHELIKLLYHSKCSNVTIIRIGTSGGIGLEPGSVVITSQSVDATFKPQFEQVILGKTVIRSTNLDDQLAKELMQCSKEINEFNTVIGNTMCTLDFYEGQARLDGAICLYAEEEKLQYLKAAYDAGVRNIEMESSVFAAICNLSGVRAAVVCVTLLNRLEGDQISSSHDVLVEYQQRPQKLVGHFIKKCLGKV; translated from the exons ATGGCACCTGGTATAGCAGCTGAGAAGAAGACTGAGGATGAACAGTCCTCAAA AGATAACTTAATTCATCTCTCCAACCCTCACCTTGAGAAAATGAAAGATGATATCCTGTACCATTTTGCTCTTGGGACTGGCACCCATGATTTTCCTGCCTTGTTTGGAGATGTCAAG TTTGTATGTGTTGGAGGAAGCCCTTCACGGATGAAAGCTTTTATCACCTATATAGCTGAAGAGCTTGGACTTGGGAGTGTCGGTGCTGACTATCCCAACATCTGTGCCGGAACTGACCGTTATGCAATGTACAAAGTAGGACCCGTGTTATCAGTCAGT CATGGTATGGGCATTCCCTCTATCGCAATCATGTTACATGAGCTGATCAAGCTGTTATATCACTCCAAGTGTTCCAACGTAACCATTATTCGCATTGGCACCTCTGGTGGAATAG GTCTGGAGCCAGGCTCAGTGGTAATAACCAGTCAATCAGTAGATGCTACCTTCAAGCCTCAATTTGAACAGGTTATCCTGGGAAAGACTGTAATTCGCAGTACCAACCTTGATGACCAACTAGCTAAGGAATTGATGCAGTGCAGTAAGGAGATAAATGAATTCAATACAGTCATTGGAAATACTATGTGCACTTTGGATTTCTATGAAG GCCAAGCCCGTCTGGATGGTGCAATCTGCTTATATGCTGAAGAAGAGAAACTGCAGTATTTGAAGGCAGCTTATGATGCTGGAGTCCGAAACATTGAGATGGAATCTTCAGTTTTTGCTGCTATTTGTAATCTTAGTGGTGTCAGAG CTGCCGTGGTGTGTGTCACACTTCTGAATCGACTTGAAGGGGATCAGATTAGCAGCTCACATGATGTGCTTGTGGAGTATCAGCAGAGACCGCAGAAATTAGTGGGACACTTCATTAAGAAGTGCCTTGGGAAAGTGTGA